A portion of the Acidihalobacter yilgarnensis genome contains these proteins:
- a CDS encoding glycosyltransferase translates to MKTLYLHVGTHKTGTTSIQKWLHEQSAMLLDVGVLVPQMGRPFQNTSGHHNLAWELSGDPRFSEAYGTRRELFDELSSICHESVILSSEDFGCVSNKPDVLKSFLDEFRKNDYQVNLIVYLRDPIDYGVSLHGEYKKQLSFQDVTENASLDELRCKTDPRNFVSEITKAKSYHLRDALPCFQDFNYARLVGNYERAAGTENVFVRAYSHDVIDDFAALIGLQHLPGVGVIRENRSNLPDPEINSLKDALREQGPTASDEFKAFIAQRAVQLNDPLERIRPLLAPAVGFIPERLTDVQSWRGHLCFVPVIMQAVKPAVFVELGVHKGDSYSAFCQAAQSFNLNTRCYGVDTWEGDHQAGFYGDEIYSELKNYHDSRYSQFSELLRKTFDEASAFFENGNIDLLHIDGLHTYEAVKHDFESWLPKLSAKAVVLFHDTVVRHDDFGVWKFWSELENKYPSFQFFHSHGLGVLQVGKHLPDVFAKLSQLDARASSALRGAVYQQSRLVIQAKAEAEQAKAEAEQAKAEAEQAKAEAEQAKAEAEQAKAEAEQAKTQLAGILKSRSWRVTKPLRKTITVLRNVRAKLQEPDSENRSLVYRTSRKVYRTIPLPASFRPRLRLAAKKIFSAIESTGHGKTAIRGHIKSETCPTRYAAWLRFNTLSREEKDTLCAALDARKERLPRISVIMPTYNTPVHLLDRAIGSVLKQIYEDWELCIADDASNDERTVLALEAWSQRDTRIKVFFCAKNGNISRATNAAASLASGGFLAFLDHDDELSADALAEIAITVADAPDTDYVYSDDDKIDKEGRRFSPQFKPDWSPTLLLSYMYMGHVKVVRRSLFLDFGGFRVGFEGAQDYDFALRISERTQRIMHVPKVLYHWRVVPGSTAASGDAKPASFDAGRRAVAEALERRGIKADVIQPQWAIDARCGVYSLRFPDSGPKVSIIIPTRNNTELLRNCVLSLKQTTYKNYEVVIIDNASDDPETLAYLATLPHRVLHIANPPNGRFNFAYINNTAVKQVDGDYVLLLNNDTKVRTPEWLSQMMGYSLMENVGVVGARLLFGDKTVQHAGIVHGFYGGMAGPAFRNAPLWDNGYLDYAVVARECSAVTAACLLTPRALYLELGGLDEQNFAVAYNDVDYCYRVVDSGRRCIYAPGAELFHFEGKSRGFNDEPREVANFREHYSRRTDPWFNLNLSLDDEHFRVRPYHKPAHITRPVRAVMVTHNLNNEGAPNSQLELIVGLAKMGIIDPIVLSPVDGPLRVYYAEAGIEVRIIKLPLENIHTRDAFEVRQSELADILRDLDTEVVYANTLQTFWAIEAGERAGLPTIWNPRESEPWETYFDFLMPDLRDIAYKCFALPYRVIFVAHATRRAWAPVEQCFNFTVIHNGLDINRIETRLAAIDRMEARRALGIKPDEVAVVLVGTVCDRKGQIDLLRALQILSPQIVNRLRVFIIGDRAGDYSTAMHLEIERMPGELRERLVVEPETGEVPRYYRVADIALCTSRIESYPRIILEAMACGLPLITTPVFGIREQVQDNVNALIYEPGSVKALADALTSLVEDDERRAAFSIASRTVLSGLTTYHEMIEKYGQIFLEARFSRSRELALNFGMATNGDSE, encoded by the coding sequence ATGAAAACACTCTACCTGCACGTCGGCACGCATAAGACAGGAACTACGTCCATACAAAAATGGCTGCATGAGCAGAGCGCGATGCTGCTTGATGTGGGCGTGCTGGTTCCACAGATGGGGCGCCCATTTCAGAACACGAGCGGACACCACAACTTGGCCTGGGAGCTCAGTGGTGACCCGCGATTTTCGGAAGCATATGGTACACGGCGCGAGCTGTTTGATGAACTTTCGTCGATCTGTCATGAATCTGTAATCCTTTCCTCCGAAGACTTCGGTTGCGTTTCGAATAAACCGGATGTGCTTAAGTCGTTTTTGGATGAATTCAGAAAAAATGATTACCAAGTAAACCTGATCGTGTATCTGCGAGATCCCATCGATTATGGCGTATCTTTGCATGGGGAATACAAGAAACAGCTATCATTTCAGGATGTTACTGAGAATGCCTCGCTTGACGAATTGAGGTGTAAAACGGATCCCAGAAATTTTGTTTCCGAAATTACCAAGGCAAAAAGCTACCATCTCCGGGATGCACTTCCCTGCTTTCAAGATTTCAATTACGCCAGATTGGTTGGTAACTACGAACGGGCGGCTGGTACCGAGAATGTTTTTGTACGTGCCTATTCTCACGATGTTATCGACGATTTTGCTGCTTTGATTGGTCTGCAACACCTGCCTGGTGTCGGTGTCATACGAGAAAATCGCTCAAATCTTCCCGATCCCGAAATCAATTCACTAAAAGATGCGCTAAGAGAACAAGGGCCTACTGCTTCAGATGAATTCAAGGCGTTTATCGCTCAGCGAGCCGTGCAACTCAATGATCCTTTAGAAAGAATACGCCCACTGCTAGCGCCTGCGGTTGGCTTCATTCCTGAGAGGCTGACTGATGTTCAATCATGGCGCGGACATTTGTGCTTTGTGCCGGTCATCATGCAAGCCGTTAAGCCAGCAGTGTTCGTCGAACTGGGGGTGCACAAAGGCGATTCGTATTCAGCCTTCTGCCAAGCCGCTCAAAGCTTTAATCTGAATACGAGGTGCTACGGAGTCGATACCTGGGAAGGCGATCACCAGGCAGGCTTTTACGGAGATGAAATCTATTCAGAGCTGAAAAATTATCACGATTCGCGTTATTCGCAGTTTTCTGAACTTTTGCGGAAAACCTTTGATGAAGCATCGGCTTTTTTCGAAAACGGCAACATTGACCTGCTTCATATCGATGGTCTTCATACCTACGAAGCTGTCAAGCACGATTTTGAATCCTGGTTGCCGAAACTAAGCGCTAAAGCCGTTGTGCTCTTTCACGACACTGTCGTGAGGCACGACGATTTCGGTGTGTGGAAGTTTTGGTCTGAACTGGAAAATAAATATCCCTCATTTCAGTTTTTCCATAGCCACGGATTGGGGGTTCTGCAGGTGGGGAAACACCTCCCGGATGTTTTTGCCAAGCTTTCCCAACTAGATGCGCGGGCGTCTTCAGCCTTACGGGGAGCGGTCTACCAACAAAGCCGGTTGGTGATTCAGGCCAAGGCAGAAGCCGAACAGGCCAAGGCAGAAGCCGAACAGGCCAAGGCAGAAGCCGAACAGGCCAAGGCAGAAGCCGAACAGGCCAAGGCAGAAGCCGAACAGGCCAAGGCAGAAGCCGAACAGGCCAAGACGCAGTTAGCCGGGATACTAAAATCAAGGTCCTGGCGAGTTACTAAACCGCTGCGTAAGACGATTACGGTTTTACGCAATGTAAGAGCCAAGCTACAAGAACCTGATTCAGAAAATCGATCACTCGTTTACCGTACCTCTCGGAAAGTGTATCGAACCATCCCATTGCCGGCGAGTTTTAGACCGCGCTTGCGACTCGCTGCCAAAAAAATCTTCAGTGCTATAGAGTCGACGGGGCATGGAAAGACGGCGATCAGGGGCCACATCAAATCGGAGACATGCCCAACCCGATATGCCGCATGGCTGCGTTTCAATACTCTTAGCCGCGAGGAGAAGGACACACTATGTGCTGCTCTGGATGCGCGAAAAGAACGTTTGCCGCGCATCTCAGTGATTATGCCGACCTACAACACACCGGTCCACCTGCTCGACCGCGCCATCGGCAGCGTGCTTAAACAGATTTATGAAGATTGGGAATTATGCATTGCGGATGATGCCAGCAATGATGAACGTACAGTTCTAGCGCTCGAGGCATGGTCTCAGCGGGATACAAGAATAAAGGTCTTCTTCTGCGCAAAGAACGGTAATATCAGCCGCGCCACTAACGCTGCAGCTAGTCTGGCCTCTGGCGGATTTCTTGCCTTCCTTGACCACGATGACGAGCTGAGCGCAGATGCATTGGCTGAAATAGCGATTACCGTGGCTGATGCACCGGACACAGACTATGTTTACAGCGATGACGACAAGATCGATAAGGAGGGTCGGAGATTCTCTCCACAATTTAAGCCGGATTGGTCGCCAACGTTACTCCTCTCATACATGTACATGGGTCACGTCAAGGTGGTGCGCCGATCGCTGTTCCTAGATTTCGGCGGCTTTCGCGTCGGCTTTGAGGGCGCGCAGGACTATGATTTCGCGCTGCGCATAAGTGAGCGAACGCAACGAATCATGCATGTGCCGAAAGTGCTATACCACTGGCGAGTTGTACCTGGCTCTACCGCTGCGTCCGGTGATGCTAAGCCGGCAAGTTTTGATGCTGGCCGCCGAGCAGTTGCTGAAGCGTTAGAACGCCGCGGGATCAAGGCCGACGTAATACAGCCGCAATGGGCGATCGATGCTAGATGTGGCGTCTATTCCTTGCGCTTTCCAGACAGTGGTCCAAAAGTTTCCATTATCATTCCAACCAGAAATAATACCGAACTCTTACGTAACTGTGTCTTATCTCTGAAACAAACGACGTACAAAAATTACGAAGTAGTCATTATCGATAATGCGAGTGACGATCCTGAGACATTAGCCTATCTCGCTACCCTACCTCACCGAGTGTTGCATATTGCCAACCCGCCAAATGGACGATTTAATTTTGCATATATCAACAATACGGCGGTTAAGCAGGTAGATGGAGACTATGTGCTACTTCTGAACAATGACACTAAGGTACGCACGCCGGAATGGCTATCTCAGATGATGGGCTATTCTCTTATGGAGAATGTTGGTGTCGTTGGGGCTCGTCTCTTATTTGGCGACAAGACAGTGCAGCACGCCGGAATCGTTCACGGCTTTTACGGCGGCATGGCGGGTCCGGCATTTCGCAACGCGCCATTGTGGGATAATGGTTATCTCGACTATGCTGTCGTGGCACGCGAATGTTCCGCCGTAACCGCCGCATGTCTTTTGACACCACGTGCACTTTACCTGGAACTTGGTGGCCTTGATGAGCAAAATTTCGCTGTAGCTTACAACGATGTTGACTATTGCTATCGTGTAGTCGATTCCGGCAGGCGTTGCATATATGCGCCCGGGGCTGAGCTCTTCCACTTTGAGGGTAAGAGCCGTGGTTTTAATGATGAGCCACGTGAAGTCGCAAATTTCCGTGAGCATTACAGCAGGCGAACTGACCCTTGGTTTAACCTGAATTTGTCTCTCGATGATGAGCATTTCCGCGTGCGTCCTTATCATAAGCCCGCACATATCACGCGGCCAGTCCGCGCAGTCATGGTGACGCATAATCTCAATAACGAGGGAGCACCAAACAGCCAATTAGAGTTGATTGTTGGTCTTGCTAAGATGGGGATTATTGATCCAATTGTGTTGTCTCCTGTCGACGGGCCATTACGAGTTTATTATGCGGAAGCTGGTATCGAAGTACGTATTATTAAGCTGCCATTAGAGAATATACATACGCGCGACGCGTTCGAGGTTCGACAAAGCGAATTAGCCGATATTTTGCGTGATTTGGATACTGAAGTAGTTTACGCGAATACACTTCAAACCTTCTGGGCAATTGAAGCCGGCGAACGAGCTGGCTTGCCTACAATATGGAATCCACGCGAAAGTGAGCCTTGGGAAACCTATTTCGATTTTCTAATGCCTGATCTACGCGATATTGCCTATAAATGTTTCGCACTGCCATACCGTGTAATTTTCGTCGCCCATGCTACACGCCGAGCGTGGGCTCCGGTCGAGCAATGCTTCAATTTTACAGTTATTCACAACGGGCTAGATATAAACCGCATCGAAACAAGACTCGCTGCCATTGATCGGATGGAGGCTCGTCGCGCGCTCGGCATTAAACCTGACGAGGTCGCCGTAGTGCTGGTGGGTACAGTTTGTGACCGCAAAGGGCAAATTGATCTCCTGCGTGCGCTGCAGATCCTGTCGCCGCAGATTGTCAATCGATTGCGCGTTTTTATCATAGGCGATCGTGCCGGAGACTACAGCACAGCAATGCATCTGGAAATTGAGCGCATGCCGGGTGAGCTACGTGAAAGGCTGGTAGTGGAACCGGAGACCGGCGAGGTTCCGCGCTATTACCGAGTTGCGGATATTGCCCTATGTACTTCTCGTATCGAAAGCTACCCGCGCATAATTCTAGAGGCAATGGCTTGCGGCCTACCGTTAATTACCACACCAGTATTCGGTATACGTGAACAGGTTCAGGATAATGTCAATGCTTTAATCTACGAACCAGGCAGCGTTAAAGCCTTGGCTGATGCGCTCACATCCCTTGTGGAGGATGACGAGCGGCGCGCGGCATTCTCAATTGCAAGTCGTACGGTGTTAAGTGGTCTAACCACATATCACGAGATGATCGAGAAATATGGACAAATTTTTCTCGAAGCGCGTTTCAGCCGATCGCGAGAACTGGCTCTGAATTTCGGCATGGCCACAAACGGAGATAGCGAGTAA
- a CDS encoding class I SAM-dependent methyltransferase has protein sequence MCVLHISVENEAGGVPVNRTESGLGDEAVTLRADRFLEAAIKHIAPLKGTHIYDAKLLDYQQKTSSPESGYGRWLQALLTHLKRFYISGHRLKILDFGCGTGELTVMMNHLGFDATGIDLHTEHLGLARILANENGLPESIFVQSHGPKLPFDDNSFDVVTMFVVLEHLNDEVLDVILTELRRVCHGVLYVLVPNKLQIRDDHTGLRFLPWMPRWLALLYLKTRGRRHQYCISEDGSWDVYYRGLRRIRKLFAVKGFEMDFIADEWVFPSLEKVPPITLIGKRIKIQGRWVPIGIPLPYRTLLRWGFPKQVFYPYLNLVFVRR, from the coding sequence ATGTGTGTGCTCCATATCAGTGTTGAAAATGAAGCAGGCGGTGTACCGGTGAATAGGACTGAAAGTGGACTTGGCGATGAAGCCGTGACACTCCGGGCGGATAGATTCCTAGAGGCGGCCATTAAACACATCGCGCCGCTGAAGGGAACACATATCTATGATGCCAAGCTTCTTGATTACCAGCAAAAAACGAGCTCCCCAGAATCCGGATATGGACGCTGGCTGCAGGCACTTCTGACGCATCTCAAACGATTTTATATATCTGGCCATCGGCTGAAAATTCTGGACTTCGGGTGTGGTACAGGTGAGTTGACCGTGATGATGAACCATCTGGGCTTTGATGCGACAGGGATCGATTTGCACACCGAGCATCTGGGCCTCGCGCGAATACTGGCGAACGAGAATGGCCTACCGGAGTCCATCTTCGTACAAAGCCACGGCCCCAAACTACCCTTCGACGACAACAGTTTTGATGTGGTCACGATGTTCGTGGTGTTGGAACATCTAAACGATGAGGTGCTGGATGTCATTTTGACGGAGTTGCGCCGTGTTTGCCACGGCGTGTTGTATGTGCTGGTCCCCAATAAGCTGCAAATCAGAGATGACCATACGGGCTTGCGTTTTTTGCCCTGGATGCCTCGTTGGCTTGCACTCCTGTATCTGAAAACACGAGGGCGTAGACATCAGTATTGTATTTCAGAGGATGGTTCTTGGGATGTTTATTACAGGGGGCTGCGGCGCATCAGAAAATTATTCGCCGTTAAAGGTTTCGAGATGGATTTCATTGCGGACGAGTGGGTTTTTCCATCGTTGGAAAAAGTGCCGCCCATAACGCTCATCGGCAAGCGAATCAAAATACAGGGTAGGTGGGTACCGATAGGCATTCCTTTGCCTTATCGGACCTTGCTGCGGTGGGGTTTCCCTAAACAGGTATTTTATCCCTATCTGAACCTAGTATTTGTTAGGCGATAA
- a CDS encoding ABC transporter ATP-binding protein, which produces MSGDPAIIVESVSKDFVLHHNAQDTLKKRIVGLMHKRWRPRPHTFRAVDDVSFTVERGEALGLMGLNGSGKSTLLSLIAGIYPPTSGRIITHGRLVPMIALGVGFSPELTGEENIYLNASLFGLKNRETRALYPKILEFSELADFIYEPVKNYSSGMYARLGFSVAVHLDPEILLADEILSVGDADFQLKCLSRIEEMRKGGMTLLFVSHQQNQVAQFCDRYIRMEHGSVVDVGEVGELAPILSTTTN; this is translated from the coding sequence ATGAGCGGAGATCCGGCGATCATTGTTGAGAGTGTAAGCAAAGATTTCGTGCTGCACCACAATGCCCAGGATACCCTCAAGAAACGGATTGTAGGTTTGATGCACAAACGCTGGCGACCGAGGCCGCACACATTTCGCGCCGTCGATGACGTCTCTTTCACCGTCGAGCGCGGCGAGGCGCTGGGCCTGATGGGCCTCAACGGCTCGGGCAAAAGCACCCTGCTCAGCCTCATTGCTGGCATCTATCCGCCCACATCCGGGCGTATCATCACCCACGGCCGTCTGGTGCCGATGATCGCCCTGGGTGTCGGCTTCAGCCCTGAGCTGACCGGAGAGGAAAACATCTACCTCAATGCCAGCCTGTTCGGCCTCAAGAACCGTGAGACGCGGGCGCTGTATCCGAAGATTCTCGAATTCTCGGAGCTAGCCGACTTCATCTACGAGCCGGTGAAGAACTATTCCTCCGGCATGTATGCCCGCCTGGGATTCTCGGTTGCGGTGCATCTCGATCCCGAAATCTTACTCGCCGACGAAATCCTCTCCGTGGGTGACGCTGATTTCCAGCTAAAATGCTTGTCTCGTATCGAGGAAATGCGTAAGGGAGGGATGACGCTTTTGTTTGTGTCGCATCAACAGAATCAGGTCGCACAGTTTTGTGATCGATATATTCGTATGGAGCACGGAAGCGTCGTAGACGTAGGCGAAGTCGGAGAACTGGCTCCAATTCTATCAACCACTACAAATTGA
- a CDS encoding ABC transporter permease, which produces MTVLAQAPLEAFRRWWSYRDLVRNLVSKEIKIRYQGAVLGFAWSLMNPLMITLMYLVVFTYVFPSNLPHYPLFMVVGIIHWNLFSMLVMQSSELLVSNAGLLKKIYFPRLLVPFSNMLVNATLWLMALGIMLILYVPLGGTWHLGLLLYPFYLLLFFGFTFGIMLTLSVLYVDFRDIKHLVEVFIQLLFWATPIVYPISRIHHSLIQTLMKVSPFAEFSLIFQSLFWENLIPSWKITAAFAGWTALSLAIGLSLFYRRGAQLIERL; this is translated from the coding sequence ATGACCGTGTTGGCACAGGCCCCTTTGGAGGCATTCAGGCGTTGGTGGTCCTACCGCGATCTGGTTCGCAACCTTGTTTCCAAGGAAATTAAGATTCGTTATCAGGGGGCGGTGCTCGGCTTCGCTTGGTCGCTGATGAATCCTTTGATGATTACCTTGATGTACTTGGTGGTATTCACCTATGTGTTTCCCTCGAACCTGCCGCATTATCCGTTGTTCATGGTCGTTGGCATCATCCACTGGAACCTGTTTTCTATGCTGGTGATGCAAAGTTCCGAGTTGTTGGTGAGCAATGCGGGTCTGTTGAAGAAAATTTATTTCCCTCGGCTGCTCGTGCCATTTTCGAACATGCTGGTCAATGCCACGCTCTGGCTAATGGCGCTAGGGATCATGTTGATACTGTATGTCCCGTTGGGTGGAACATGGCATCTGGGACTGCTGTTGTATCCGTTCTACTTGCTGCTGTTTTTCGGCTTCACATTTGGCATCATGCTGACGCTCAGCGTGCTGTATGTGGATTTTCGTGACATCAAGCATCTGGTCGAGGTCTTCATCCAGTTGCTGTTCTGGGCGACGCCGATTGTCTATCCGATCAGCCGCATCCACCACTCGCTCATCCAGACCCTCATGAAGGTAAGCCCGTTCGCTGAATTTTCCCTGATTTTCCAAAGCCTGTTCTGGGAGAATCTCATACCCTCATGGAAGATCACCGCGGCGTTTGCCGGTTGGACGGCGCTGTCTTTGGCTATCGGATTGAGCTTGTTCTATCGCCGTGGCGCACAGCTGATCGAGCGGCTATGA
- a CDS encoding glycosyltransferase family 4 protein produces the protein MKITFVLPGAACNPVGGFKVVYEYANGLAQRGHDVVVVQPAVVQKAGSAFWLLAKTARYLQRSLDGSYHPRAWFRLDRAVKVKWVYSLSERWIPEGDVIIATAWQTAEWIRTYGRSKGRQFYLIHDYEYFQVADSETRRRMALTYNAGMHNIVTSPAGIEMLSICNASYASYIPNAIDFKVMGLKVGIESESRISIGFPSRPERFKGTQDAVAALTTLHARLGNALDVWSFGGAKPVYLPEWINYHRRPSDEVLCQLYNHAMIFVVPSLYEGWGLPGAEAMACGAALISTDNGGVRAYATDSQTALLSPSGDIDALAANINRLIQDRDLRLRLAQAGFEHIQEFTWKRALDSLEACLIED, from the coding sequence ATGAAGATCACTTTTGTTCTCCCTGGCGCGGCCTGTAACCCGGTTGGTGGATTCAAGGTTGTTTATGAATATGCGAATGGGCTGGCGCAGCGTGGGCATGATGTTGTCGTGGTGCAACCCGCAGTCGTGCAAAAAGCGGGAAGTGCTTTCTGGTTGTTGGCGAAAACGGCGCGTTATCTGCAGCGCAGCCTGGATGGCAGCTATCACCCTCGCGCATGGTTCCGGCTGGATCGGGCCGTGAAAGTAAAGTGGGTGTATTCACTGAGTGAGCGATGGATTCCGGAGGGGGATGTAATCATCGCCACTGCGTGGCAGACCGCCGAATGGATCCGAACCTACGGACGGAGCAAAGGTCGTCAGTTCTATTTGATCCATGATTATGAATATTTTCAAGTGGCCGACTCCGAAACACGCAGGCGCATGGCCTTAACCTACAACGCTGGGATGCACAATATCGTCACTTCGCCGGCAGGCATTGAAATGTTGAGCATATGCAATGCGTCATATGCATCGTACATACCCAATGCGATCGATTTTAAGGTGATGGGTTTGAAAGTGGGCATCGAATCGGAGTCAAGGATCTCGATCGGCTTTCCATCCCGGCCAGAGCGATTCAAGGGGACCCAAGATGCGGTGGCGGCATTAACCACGTTACATGCAAGGCTCGGTAATGCGCTTGATGTCTGGTCTTTTGGCGGAGCCAAGCCGGTCTATTTGCCAGAGTGGATAAACTATCATCGGCGACCAAGCGATGAGGTCCTTTGCCAGCTCTATAATCACGCCATGATTTTTGTCGTCCCCTCCCTTTATGAGGGTTGGGGGCTACCGGGTGCCGAAGCGATGGCCTGCGGTGCGGCACTGATCTCCACGGACAATGGTGGTGTCAGAGCGTACGCCACTGATAGCCAGACGGCGCTCTTGAGCCCTAGCGGTGATATCGATGCGCTTGCCGCCAACATCAATCGACTGATACAAGACCGTGACCTGAGGTTAAGGCTCGCGCAGGCAGGTTTTGAGCACATTCAGGAGTTCACCTGGAAGCGGGCCTTGGATTCCCTTGAAGCATGCCTGATAGAGGATTGA
- a CDS encoding flippase, with amino-acid sequence MSSRGVIRSTVINLIGQVVPTLVALATVPLYLHWVGEVKYGVLLLAFTMLGYFGAFDFGLGRAVAQRVAGQEDVVENNRTFWTALTFGLSVGLIGGLVLYALGHWLFAGVFRIPPEYHTQVVDSIPWLAMTVPLVSTLSVLTGTLQAKQAFIALNAGQAIGSIALQVFPLIWVAMGHASMSALVSSALFGRLTGLVFIYWAVVRALPIFGAPRMQRGEIASLLRFGGWISLSGMLIPLLTIVDRMVIGVQLGAAAVTAYTVPFSLTQRVTYIPLSLATTLFPKFSQLRGESAERLMHQSILGLVALQTPVVVLGVVLTQPFFQLWLGNEMAVKMVPIAIVLLVGIWINGPAYVPNVYMPAQGRPDLMAKFYVAELLPFLALLWVLVGQWGIVGAGIAWVVRSTADAIFCFVATRTLGLYWKAILPNFPAIMMAVWSALAPIGLIPKLIVGLLALAVSLIASWYVSPLALRDRVLTALRIKTARATSKS; translated from the coding sequence ATGAGTAGTCGTGGTGTTATCCGGTCGACGGTGATCAATCTGATCGGTCAGGTTGTCCCGACGCTCGTGGCGTTGGCTACGGTGCCGTTGTATCTGCACTGGGTCGGCGAAGTGAAGTATGGTGTGCTGCTCCTCGCGTTCACCATGCTGGGTTACTTCGGCGCTTTCGACTTTGGCCTAGGGCGCGCAGTGGCGCAGCGTGTGGCGGGGCAGGAGGACGTGGTCGAGAACAATCGTACTTTCTGGACCGCGTTGACTTTCGGCTTGAGCGTTGGCCTGATCGGCGGTCTCGTCCTTTATGCGCTCGGTCACTGGCTTTTTGCTGGGGTGTTCCGTATACCCCCTGAATATCATACCCAGGTGGTGGATTCTATCCCTTGGTTGGCCATGACAGTGCCACTGGTCTCCACCCTGTCAGTGCTCACCGGCACGCTGCAGGCGAAACAAGCCTTCATTGCATTGAACGCAGGCCAAGCCATTGGTTCGATCGCTCTGCAGGTATTCCCATTGATTTGGGTCGCCATGGGTCATGCCAGTATGTCTGCGCTTGTGTCATCTGCCTTGTTCGGGCGGCTGACGGGTCTGGTCTTCATCTACTGGGCGGTCGTGCGAGCATTGCCGATATTCGGAGCACCGCGAATGCAGCGAGGCGAAATCGCGTCCTTGTTGCGATTCGGTGGTTGGATTAGTCTGTCCGGTATGCTGATCCCACTGTTGACCATTGTTGATCGCATGGTGATTGGAGTCCAGTTGGGTGCAGCGGCAGTGACGGCGTATACGGTTCCATTTTCATTGACCCAGCGAGTGACATACATTCCCCTGAGTCTTGCGACCACATTATTTCCGAAATTCTCTCAGCTCAGGGGTGAGAGCGCAGAACGACTCATGCATCAGAGCATACTTGGGTTGGTGGCGCTCCAGACGCCGGTCGTCGTGCTTGGAGTTGTGCTGACGCAGCCTTTTTTCCAGTTATGGCTAGGGAATGAGATGGCGGTCAAGATGGTGCCAATTGCCATTGTGCTATTGGTTGGCATCTGGATCAATGGCCCGGCCTACGTGCCCAATGTCTACATGCCAGCACAAGGACGGCCGGACCTGATGGCCAAATTTTACGTGGCTGAACTGCTGCCGTTCCTGGCGCTGTTATGGGTCTTGGTGGGACAATGGGGGATCGTCGGGGCTGGCATCGCCTGGGTCGTCAGAAGCACAGCGGACGCGATATTTTGTTTTGTTGCGACGCGTACGCTGGGTCTTTACTGGAAGGCGATTCTGCCTAATTTCCCAGCGATCATGATGGCCGTGTGGTCCGCGTTGGCGCCGATCGGCCTGATACCGAAGCTGATCGTAGGGTTGCTGGCACTGGCCGTGTCCCTGATTGCATCATGGTATGTGTCGCCCTTGGCGCTACGTGACCGTGTGCTCACTGCACTGCGGATTAAAACAGCGCGCGCGACAAGTAAATCGTAG